The DNA window TCCGTGCACACTTGTACGACAAGATTACGCGAATAAAACAGATTCACCGAGATTCACCTTGTAAGGCATTTAACAGAATTGAGAAATCCTCATCCTCGGTCCAACTAGTGCTAGATACAATAAAGCCGAATCTTCTGGGCGAACAAGGTACtgatatatcatatttttcagTTAATTTACACAGAAACTCATCCTTCTCTGCCACAGTTATCGGACGAAACTTATCTGTTGGTCTATCATACAGGATTTTTGctctgtaattaaaaaaaacgaaaaaaattgagtGAGCCGACCTAAACGTTTCTAACTGTAATAGATGATACTAACTGGATAGCCCATTTCTTTTCCAAATCTTCCTTCATTGCTTTGGTGACGCAGAAATTATTCTTTGCTCTGCGGCCAAACGTCGTCTCGATACGTCTCGCCAATCTAACTAGGACATGGTTCTCTCCCAGACTCAGGGCCATCAGTGAATGGGCATAATTATGCCAATCGATCGTAAACTGCGCTTGAATTAGAACGCAATAAAACCAGCATACCGGAATAGTTGGTATCGCAGGTGGATTCTGCGTTATCAGCGAATCCGATATGCGTTTGCGAAGTAACAACCATGAAAGATCAGCCGTTTGCCATACCACTTTTACCACGTAACAGAGAAGACGTGGCACGCCTGAAATAACAACAAGTACGATATTGTTATCGCTCGAGATCCATAAACAAATACGAGTAAACAGAAATCTGTGAAAGCAGCGACATAAAGTGTCCGCGTCGTACTGTTTTGCAAGTCGGGAGGCGGTCGCAGGTAGTGGAGCCGCACGCGTGCATTCTCGCTGATTTCCCTCCGCGGTGGCGAGCCAGGGTAACCTACAACATCCACGGTGAAGCCTTCCCGTGCGAAGGAGATCGCGTGGTATTGCATTCGCGGACTTCTGCCGATATCACCGAGCACCAGCACGCAAACATTCTTGCCggatttgaattttttcagatagACGTTACGAGCAACAAGAAGAACCAGCGGGAGCAGTAGGAATATCAGCGTCAACATTTCGAACGAAAACAACGGAGCGTGTCCTAGCGTGACCTGCGTCGGCTGCGTGACTCCACGTGACTCGTGATTCCAGAGTTCCGGCGCCGGCGGTTCAGGCCATTCAGGGCGTTCGCGCGGCGGACCGTCGAGAATCGCTGGTcgattatctaaaaaattataaattattacgagAGAGATGACAAATCAAGTATAGAACGTGTGTAGTTTAGCTGCGACGAATCcgctgtaaataataaaaccgtTGAGCAGTGAGCTTTGCATCGGATTCATTCCACGTGTTCTTTTTCAGAATTCGCTTATAAAATCCGACTTGGAACGATctgtaatgtatgtataacCGCGGTCAGAAAAGACAGCTAGCTTTGTGTTGTGTCCACGATGTTAGAATCGCTCCAAAAGTCCAAAATCTCAGACGGAGAAAGAATTGACCACGCACATTTCAACACGTCGGCCGATTGACCATTGCGCGTGGTCAATACGTTCTCCCGTCCGAGATCGTGAGACGCGAGTGACGCGACAATCATACACGTGCATACCAGTGCATACATACATGCTGTTACTGGCTGTTACGTGACGCTCGTGTCGCGGCCGTCGCGGCCGCGCGGTCGCGCCAGGCGCCAGTGCTGCCACTTGCCAGTTCGCGCCGTTCGCGCGCTCATCAAAAAGGCGGGAAGCCGTCAGCGTCAGCGTGTCGTGCAGTGTCGCGCAATTCGCGCAAACGTTCCACGTTCCATTACCATTATAGGTTACGCTGCGCTGTGTCGCCGAGAGACCGAAGAGACGAGcgacataaatatttctactCGAAATCGCAGCGGGAGACTACGTTTCACGAGGAGTTGCGGAGTCATTAACGAGAGGACATCAACCTCGTTGCGACCGTGCACTGCCGTGCCCGCTTGATACCTTCGATGTTGACgtgcgtatgtatgta is part of the Temnothorax longispinosus isolate EJ_2023e chromosome 12, Tlon_JGU_v1, whole genome shotgun sequence genome and encodes:
- the LOC139823118 gene encoding chitobiosyldiphosphodolichol beta-mannosyltransferase-like isoform X1 — protein: MIVASLASHDLGRENVLTTRNGQSADVLKYNRPAILDGPPRERPEWPEPPAPELWNHESRGVTQPTQVTLGHAPLFSFEMLTLIFLLLPLVLLVARNVYLKKFKSGKNVCVLVLGDIGRSPRMQYHAISFAREGFTVDVVGYPGSPPRREISENARVRLHYLRPPPDLQNSVPRLLCYVVKVVWQTADLSWLLLRKRISDSLITQNPPAIPTIPVCWFYCVLIQAQFTIDWHNYAHSLMALSLGENHVLVRLARRIETTFGRRAKNNFCVTKAMKEDLEKKWAIQAKILYDRPTDKFRPITVAEKDEFLCKLTEKYDISVPCSPRRFGFIVSSTSWTEDEDFSILLNALQEYEDACEASELNLPDLICAITGKGPLKDFYMAIINLKNWKHVTVKTPWLENEDYPKILASADLGVCLHTSSSGLDLPMKVVDMFGCRLPVCAYNFNCLSELVRHNENSLVFADEKELAEQLKMWFRDFPNNETQRHMREKFQENMFASQQNHNDWHENWKFNVLPCFRE
- the LOC139823118 gene encoding chitobiosyldiphosphodolichol beta-mannosyltransferase-like isoform X2; the protein is MNPMQSSLLNDNRPAILDGPPRERPEWPEPPAPELWNHESRGVTQPTQVTLGHAPLFSFEMLTLIFLLLPLVLLVARNVYLKKFKSGKNVCVLVLGDIGRSPRMQYHAISFAREGFTVDVVGYPGSPPRREISENARVRLHYLRPPPDLQNSVPRLLCYVVKVVWQTADLSWLLLRKRISDSLITQNPPAIPTIPVCWFYCVLIQAQFTIDWHNYAHSLMALSLGENHVLVRLARRIETTFGRRAKNNFCVTKAMKEDLEKKWAIQAKILYDRPTDKFRPITVAEKDEFLCKLTEKYDISVPCSPRRFGFIVSSTSWTEDEDFSILLNALQEYEDACEASELNLPDLICAITGKGPLKDFYMAIINLKNWKHVTVKTPWLENEDYPKILASADLGVCLHTSSSGLDLPMKVVDMFGCRLPVCAYNFNCLSELVRHNENSLVFADEKELAEQLKMWFRDFPNNETQRHMREKFQENMFASQQNHNDWHENWKFNVLPCFRE